The DNA region GCGGTTATTGGGCAGGCTAAGATTGTACTGCGTGGAATCGTAAGAGACCGTTACCGGCGGCATCGGGCGCTTAGGGTCAAATCCTTGCTGCCACAGTGAACGCGCCTGTGCGGCATCGAGTCCACCACTCTGGGTTAACGCAATACGGGGAATAAGATGACTGAAACCGCTCTGTTGAGTACTTTCGGTGAGCGAACCGGTATTTACCAGCAGACGGACCTCGATACGGTCGCTGGGGCGCTGGGGGGTGGCTAAGACTTGCCACTGTAAACCATTTGCCAGCGTCCCCTGTTGCCATGCCGGGTCTGGCTGGAGCGCATCTGCCTGCACATAGCCAGCAGTGGCCATCATCAGCAAACCGCCCGCTATAAGTCGAATTTTTGTGCCCTGCATGTGAACCCCTGATCAACAATCCTGGTAATAAAAAGACAACCCCTGCTGGGTTTGCCTGAATATGACGTTAAAAACACTTCGTGTTAGACCGCAAGAACATGAAAATGTCACGGAAGAAGTGAAATAAACCCGATACCTCCATGTTGAAGGATTCGGGCCCAGGGGTCAATTATGCGCAGGAGCCCGCAGCCCCACAAGGGACTGCGGTCATAAGTGTCGAGATTAAGAGGATATTTCGTGCGTTTTGCCTTCAGGTGCACGATTATTCAGCACATCGTCCAGCTTCTTGTGGTCCAGTTCCTTCACCCACTTCGCCACAACCACCGTTGCCACGCCGTTACCGACCAGGTTGGTCAGTGCACGGGCTTCAGACATGAAGCGGTCGATACCCAGGATAAGCGCCAAACCCGCAACCGGCAGATGACCAACCGCAGAGATGGTCGCCGCCAGCACGATAAAGCCGCTTCCGGTGACGCCCGCCGCCCCTTTAGAGGAGAGCAGCAGAACCACCAGCAACGTAATCTGATGGAAGATATCCATATGACTGTTGGTGGCCTGGGCGATAAACACCGCCGCCATCGTCAGGTATATCGAGGTCCCATCAAGGTTAAACGAATACCCGGTGGGAATAACCAGCCCCACGACCGACTTGCGACAGCCGAGTTTCTCCATCTTGTCGAGCATACGCGGCAGCGCGGACTCGGAAGAGGACGTCCCCAGCACGATCAGCAGTTCTTCACGGATATAGCGGATAAATTTAAAGATGCTGAAGCCGGTTGCACGGGCGATCGAACCCAGAACGACAACGACAAACAGGATGCAGGTGATGTAGAAGCAGATAATCAGCTGCCCCAACTGCACCAGCGTACCGACACCATATTTCCCAATCGTAAAGGCCATCGCCCCGAACGCCCCGATTGGCGCCAGGCGCATGATCATATTGATGATGCCAAAAATGACCTGCGAGAAGCTTTCAATGACGTTGAAAATCAACTGGCCTTTGCTGCCCAGACGATGCAGGGCAAACCCAAACATCACCGCAAACAACAGAACCTGCAGAATGTTACCACTGGCAAAGGCGCCAATGACGCTACCCGGAATAATATCCATCAGGAAGCCCACGATTCCCTGGTCTTTTGCCTGCTCGGCGTAAATTGCTACCGCTTTCGCATCAAGGGTTGCCGGATCAACGTTCATCCCGGCACCGGGTTGTACGACGTTAACGATGATGAGACCAATGATCAGCGCAATCGTACTGACAATCTCAAAGTAAAGGAGCGCAACCGCACCCGTACGGCCCACCGCTTTCATACTTTCCATGCCTGCAATGCCAGTCACGACAGTACAGAAGATAACCGGTGCGATGACCATCTTGATCAGCTTAACGAATGCATCGCCAAGCGGTTTCATTTGTGCGCCTAATTCAGGGTAGTAATGGCCAAGGAGAATACCAATGGCTATTGCTGTCAGGACCTGAAAGTAGAGGCTTTTAAACAGAGAGATTTTCATAAGGTGTCCTTGAAGTAAAAACCACAGGTCTTGTAAGGTTTTGGTTAACCTGCGGCCTTAAAATAACACCCAGACAACATGGCAGAAATGCACCAGGATCATAATTGAAACAAAAATGTTAAAAACCTTGAGCTGGCTCGCACAAGCCAGACCTTTTTAAAGTATTGTAATCACATCAATTGTGCTTCAGATAACGTTCTTCGAAGGTTTCTGCGGGTACAGCACGGGCATAAAGGAAGCCCTGCCCGATTTCAACGCCCGCCTGCGCCAGCCATTCACGCTGTGCTTCGGTCTCGACGCCTTCCGCTACCATCTGCAGATTCAGGCTACGCGCCAACAGGATAATGGCCGAGATCATGCTGTTATCGTCGGGCAGACCCTCGACAAACATTTTGTCGATTTTCAGCACGTCGACTGGCAGGGATTTCATGTGATGGAGCTGGCGCAGCCCCGCGTAACCCATGCCGAAATCGTCCAGCGCGATACGCACGCCTGCGTTACGCAACGGACGCAGTATCGCCACGGCGGCATGCGGGTCGTCGATCCGCCGACTCTCTGTCACTTCCAGAATGAGCGTGCCCGGCTGGATTCGGTAGCGGTTTAACAGTTCCAGCATGTCTGACACCATATTCGGGTGCATCAACTGGAGCGCCGACAGATTGACCGACAGCGGCAGCGTAATCCCTCGCGCCTGCCAGGCTGCGAGCTGGCGGCAGGACTCCTCCAGCACCCAGTGACCCACGGTAACCATCAGGCCGCAGGACTCAATCCGCTCAATCAGCCCTTCCGGCAATTCCCAGCTTCCGTCCGGCTGTTGCATGCGCAGCAACGCTTCGGCGCTCACCACCTTGCCGCTGCTCATCTCCACCTGAGGCTGTAACCACAGGGCAAAGCGGTGGTTGTCCAGCGCAGTGAGAATATCGCTCTCTTCGGTCAGTCGTTTCTGGGCCGCTTCCATCTGCTCAGGGTCGAAGAACTGAATCTGGTTTTTACCCTTGCGTCGGGCGGTAAACGCCGCAGAGACCGCGCGTCCGTAGAGCTGTTCGGCGCTGAGATCGCCATAATACATCGCCACGCCAATGCAGCAGCTCGGGCGGAGTTGGATCCCCTGCACTGGCAGTCGTTCATTAATGATAGTGAGTACTTGCTGACCTAACGTAATCGCGTGCCACGGCTCTTTGACGCCGTGGGCGATAATAGCAAAATCGTAACCACTGATCTGTGCAAGCACCATTCTCGGCGACAGCACCGATTTTAGCTTCTCCACCAACGTCAGCAGCAGGATTTCCCGCTGTGCCTCTTTCAGCACGCCCGCCGTGTCGCGCAGCGTTTCACAGGTGATAATCATCAGCGCCGTGGTCTGCTGACGCGCTACGACCTGCTCGAGCAGCCCCATCAGGAACGCTTTGTTCGGCAGTTCGGAGACCGGAAAACGCATCGCGTTGTCCGTCTGTTCTTCACTGTGGCGTTGGACCAGTTGCTGGTTGAGGTTGTAGCTGCGCACCAACAGGCCAATCTCATCGTCATGATGCAGACGCGGCAATGCCAGCTGATGACCAATCAACTCCTGTTGCGGAATGTTATTCAGCTCGCGGGCGATGTTACGCAGCGGGTGCAAAATCAGGCGATTCACACACCAGCTAATGGCCACCGTCAGCATCAGGGATAAAAGTAAGTAAATGGTCACTAACGTAGACAGCGTGCTCATCACAAACTTATACATGCGAAATGAGTCGGCCTGGAGCACCAGATACGCCAGTGGCTGTGGATTCGCAGGACGCTCAAGCGAATAGACGGGAAGCGAGATCTGCACCGGCAGTTCAAAGAGTCGGGTTACCATCACCGGCACGGGCCGTTCGGGGATAAAGCTCATGCGCAGCGCCTGAAACTGGTTCGGTAGCACCACATCGGCCCGTTGCACTACGCCGGCGGGTTTGATACTGGCGAGAATCGCTTCGGCTCCGGGGATATCGGCTTTTAAAATTGAGGCAGACAGCGGTTCACGTACCGAACGGGCAATACTTTCCAGTTGTGTCGCCGTGTTATAGCGGTTCTGCTGTACCAGATGAAACAGTAAAACGGTGCAAAACAGAAAAACAAACACCATGACAACGGCAGCCACCATTGCCATCTGCTTAATTGTTAACGAGCGACTGACGCGCAATATTGTCTCCCCCCGGATATCCCAGATTGCCGCCCGAGTATACCCGATCGCGGCGGCATTGAGAGAGGCTGTGTCGGAAAAGGACTTTTCTGATTATTGACTGCCGGATAGCACAGCGCGTATCCGGCCTGCAATCATAACGCTTACCAGTCCGCGTAAGGCACCAGCGGCTGCGGCGGTAGGTCCATATCACCCTGCCATCCTGCGGCGGAATAGCGAACGTACAGCAGCAAATGGCTTGGCGCGTAGTCTTTTGCCTGCTGGATATCCACTGCGGTCCCGATAAACCAGTTAGAGGTCACCCGACGCTCGATCAGCGCCCGCGCGGTATAACCAAAGCCCTGACTGCTGCCGCCAGCGTTGGTTTGTTCGCTGGCTTCCTGACGGTAATCCGATGGAATCAGATTCAGTAACGGGTAACGCGGCATCGTTTTGGTGCGCGAATGCGACCAGGACACCGATCCGCCCAGTTCCCAGGACCAGTTTTCCGTCCGCTGGCGCCACATCACCGGCACCGCGAAGGACAGGTATTCCTGCGGACTGTAGTAGCCGCCGTGGCCCAGTGAATACCCGCTCAGATCTTTGTCGTAGTGCCAGATCATATTGTTCAGGCCCACGGTCACGCGGCGGTTATTCTCGTTGATGATTTTGTAGTAGTAACCGGTCATCCAGCGGACGCGCCAGTTATCCTCAACATTTTTCCCGGTTAACTGATCGGCGCCGAGTGAAGCCCAGACGCCGTTGGCTTCGCCTTTGTCGTAGCTGAGGCTAATCCCGCCGCCATCGGCACGGACGCCGCCCCATTTTTTACCGGTGTTAATGTCGTTGCTGTCGCCATTGTGGCTCTGCGCATCTTTCTGTCCGCCAAAGGCCAGCAGCGAACTGGAAATCGGACGGCGGTGCGCGTTCAGGGTATACCCCAGCGGCCCAATGTCATTGCTGTAACTGACGCCGCCGACCACATCGACGACGTTGAAGCCCATCGGCGTGGTGCCGATATCCCAACTCCAGGTGTCATTCTTCCAGCCAACGGCGACGCTCGCCCCTGTATCCGACTGACTGCGGCTGCCGCTACAGTCTTCCAGCGTACAGGTGCCCCAGTTATTGTCGTAGCGGCCATTCGCATCGGTCGAGAAGCTGCCCACGTTCATGTTGACCAGATCGGTACGGAAGAACATGCGACCGTCTGAATACGGCGCATCCACATGCAGCATGGTGGTGTGCGCTTTCAGATCAGAATAGCCGCCGGTGCCGCTCGATCCCCAATAGTCATGCTCCAGCGTGACGTTCAGATCCTGCTGGCGATATAAATCCGCCGCATCGCTGCGCACGCCGCGCTTGAGCCAGTCATCTTTTTCATCGTTACGGGTCAGACGGGTAAAGGTGTCGTTATCCTGCGGACGCGTTGGCGTGATGCCGGACGCCACCATCGCGTCTTTGTACGTATCCAGCGCCTGCTGCGGCTCGCCGCTCTGCGCCTGGAAATTCGCGGCGTCACGCAGCACCATCGCACTTTCCATTGACGGCGGCTGCGCTTTGGCCTGCGGAATCAGAGTCGCGAAGGTCTGTGTTGCGGCAGCGGTGTCGCCAAGCTGCACCTGCGCCAGCGCTATTCGCCGTTGCATGTTGATCGACGGGGTCTGCGTTGCGGGCAGTTTCGCCAATTGCGCTCGTGCGGCGGGCTTGTCGCCCTGGGCGATGTACACTTCCGTCAGACCCAGCATTGCATCAACGTTGTCCGGTTCACGCGCCAGCACGGCGTCGTAAGAGCCTCGCGCCGCATTGTATTCCCCGCGCTGCTGTGCCCAGTCGGCCAGCGTTAAGTCGAGACGGGTCGACGCGGGCTGTTGGCGTAACAGCGCTTCGGCCTCGGCTTCCCGGCCGCTGTCGCGCAGGCGGTTAGCCGTTTCCAGCACCTGGTTGCTCTGCAACCGGTCTGCCAGTTCCTGAATATTGCTGTTCCACTGACTGCGTGGCAGGCTGTTGATATGCGCCAGCGCCGCCCGATCCTGATTATTGCCGGACAGGTACAGCCCATACGCATAAACCTGTTCCGGGTCGTTGGGTTTCTGACGCGCCAGCGCACTCATCTGTGCGTCAGCCTGGCTGCGCTGTCCGGCCTGCCACAGATCGCGTGACAGACGATAGGTTATCCAGACGCTGCCCGGATCCAGCGCCAGTCGACGGCGTTGCAGTTCCGCCGCCTGAGCCCAGTTGCCCTGGTTCTCCAGCGTTTCGGCCTGCTGCGCCAGGCGATCGTTTTCCAGACCCCGTTCAATATCATCAATGCTGCGGCGCTGACTGGCAGAGAGGGTGGCGATAAACGCGGAGGCTTTCTCCGGCGACTGCGCGCGATAGAGGTTTGCCAGACCGCGTACGGCATTGGTGTTGCCGCTGTCCATGCGCAGCGTCTGCTGATAGTAGCGCTCGGCAGCCGGATAATCTTTGCGCGCCATTGCCGCATCACCCAGCCCCAGTACCGCATAGCTATCGGTATTGTCGATGTTTCTGGCCTGCTGATAGAGGCGTTCCGCCTGGTCAATATTGTTGGTTTTCAGCGCGGCGTCGCCCTGCTGAATCGCCAGCCAGTAGCTGTTCACTTTCAGCAGGCTTTCCCACTTGCTGCGGCTCCCACTTTGCGGATCCATCGCCAGCGCTTTCTTAAACTGCGCAACGGCGCTGGCGCGATCGCCACGCTGAGAATAGGCCTGTCCCAGCGCGCCCACGGCTTCGCTGTCGCTTTGGTTTGCTTTCACCGCCTGCTGTAGTTCTGAGATAGCCTGTCCGCCCTGTCCGGCTTCGACTGCCGCCAGACCCTGCGCACGCGCGCGGAATGTCGGATCGGAGAGCTGTTTTTGCTGTTCGCTAAGCTTGCTGCGCGCAGCGACTACGCTGTCCCCCTCACTGAAGACCGTGAGGTATCTTTGCAGCGCCTTCACGCTGGCGTCGCTGACCGGCAGATCTTTAATCTGGGTGTACCAGATATTCGCGGCGGCAT from Citrobacter amalonaticus Y19 includes:
- the hmsP gene encoding biofilm formation regulator HmsP, producing the protein MRVSRSLTIKQMAMVAAVVMVFVFLFCTVLLFHLVQQNRYNTATQLESIARSVREPLSASILKADIPGAEAILASIKPAGVVQRADVVLPNQFQALRMSFIPERPVPVMVTRLFELPVQISLPVYSLERPANPQPLAYLVLQADSFRMYKFVMSTLSTLVTIYLLLSLMLTVAISWCVNRLILHPLRNIARELNNIPQQELIGHQLALPRLHHDDEIGLLVRSYNLNQQLVQRHSEEQTDNAMRFPVSELPNKAFLMGLLEQVVARQQTTALMIITCETLRDTAGVLKEAQREILLLTLVEKLKSVLSPRMVLAQISGYDFAIIAHGVKEPWHAITLGQQVLTIINERLPVQGIQLRPSCCIGVAMYYGDLSAEQLYGRAVSAAFTARRKGKNQIQFFDPEQMEAAQKRLTEESDILTALDNHRFALWLQPQVEMSSGKVVSAEALLRMQQPDGSWELPEGLIERIESCGLMVTVGHWVLEESCRQLAAWQARGITLPLSVNLSALQLMHPNMVSDMLELLNRYRIQPGTLILEVTESRRIDDPHAAVAILRPLRNAGVRIALDDFGMGYAGLRQLHHMKSLPVDVLKIDKMFVEGLPDDNSMISAIILLARSLNLQMVAEGVETEAQREWLAQAGVEIGQGFLYARAVPAETFEERYLKHN
- the bcsC gene encoding cellulose synthase complex outer membrane protein BcsC; the protein is MRKFKLSLLGVSLGIALMPFADAAPSAQQQLLEQVRLGEATHREDLVRQSLYRLELIDPNNPDVVAARFRYLLRQGDNDGAQKQLERLSQLAPSSNAYQSSRTTMLLATPEGRQSLQQARLQATTGHAEEAVAAYDKLFKGNPPEGDLEVEYWSAVAKIPARRNQAINQLKAINTRSPGNNTLQNTLAQLLFDNDRPDEGFVILEQMAKSNAGRNAAANIWYTQIKDLPVSDASVKALQRYLTVFSEGDSVVAARSKLSEQQKQLSDPTFRARAQGLAAVEAGQGGQAISELQQAVKANQSDSEAVGALGQAYSQRGDRASAVAQFKKALAMDPQSGSRSKWESLLKVNSYWLAIQQGDAALKTNNIDQAERLYQQARNIDNTDSYAVLGLGDAAMARKDYPAAERYYQQTLRMDSGNTNAVRGLANLYRAQSPEKASAFIATLSASQRRSIDDIERGLENDRLAQQAETLENQGNWAQAAELQRRRLALDPGSVWITYRLSRDLWQAGQRSQADAQMSALARQKPNDPEQVYAYGLYLSGNNQDRAALAHINSLPRSQWNSNIQELADRLQSNQVLETANRLRDSGREAEAEALLRQQPASTRLDLTLADWAQQRGEYNAARGSYDAVLAREPDNVDAMLGLTEVYIAQGDKPAARAQLAKLPATQTPSINMQRRIALAQVQLGDTAAATQTFATLIPQAKAQPPSMESAMVLRDAANFQAQSGEPQQALDTYKDAMVASGITPTRPQDNDTFTRLTRNDEKDDWLKRGVRSDAADLYRQQDLNVTLEHDYWGSSGTGGYSDLKAHTTMLHVDAPYSDGRMFFRTDLVNMNVGSFSTDANGRYDNNWGTCTLEDCSGSRSQSDTGASVAVGWKNDTWSWDIGTTPMGFNVVDVVGGVSYSNDIGPLGYTLNAHRRPISSSLLAFGGQKDAQSHNGDSNDINTGKKWGGVRADGGGISLSYDKGEANGVWASLGADQLTGKNVEDNWRVRWMTGYYYKIINENNRRVTVGLNNMIWHYDKDLSGYSLGHGGYYSPQEYLSFAVPVMWRQRTENWSWELGGSVSWSHSRTKTMPRYPLLNLIPSDYRQEASEQTNAGGSSQGFGYTARALIERRVTSNWFIGTAVDIQQAKDYAPSHLLLYVRYSAAGWQGDMDLPPQPLVPYADW
- the dctA gene encoding C4-dicarboxylate transporter DctC, whose protein sequence is MKISLFKSLYFQVLTAIAIGILLGHYYPELGAQMKPLGDAFVKLIKMVIAPVIFCTVVTGIAGMESMKAVGRTGAVALLYFEIVSTIALIIGLIIVNVVQPGAGMNVDPATLDAKAVAIYAEQAKDQGIVGFLMDIIPGSVIGAFASGNILQVLLFAVMFGFALHRLGSKGQLIFNVIESFSQVIFGIINMIMRLAPIGAFGAMAFTIGKYGVGTLVQLGQLIICFYITCILFVVVVLGSIARATGFSIFKFIRYIREELLIVLGTSSSESALPRMLDKMEKLGCRKSVVGLVIPTGYSFNLDGTSIYLTMAAVFIAQATNSHMDIFHQITLLVVLLLSSKGAAGVTGSGFIVLAATISAVGHLPVAGLALILGIDRFMSEARALTNLVGNGVATVVVAKWVKELDHKKLDDVLNNRAPEGKTHEISS